A stretch of Carya illinoinensis cultivar Pawnee chromosome 14, C.illinoinensisPawnee_v1, whole genome shotgun sequence DNA encodes these proteins:
- the LOC122295157 gene encoding uncharacterized protein LOC122295157 isoform X2, with translation MLPFLWLSFLSLISYTSIPISSAEDSPLSSTIYEVLREHGLPMGLLPKGVREFDIDETGRFHAHFDQACNAQFESQLHYDRNVSGTLSYGQIGALSGISAQELFLWFPVKGIRVDIPSSGLIYFDVGVVDKQFSLSLFETPLDCMAMRTVDHAQLPDGSGFIVADAIPKIQSGELRYQLDQDSSGRDFE, from the exons ATGCTACCGTTTCTTTGGCTCTCCTTTCTCTCGTTAATCTCCTATACTTCAATCCCGATCTCTAGTGCGGAAGACTCGCCGTTGTCATCGACGATATATGAAGTCTTGCGGGAACATGGGCTCCCCATGGGCCTGCTTCCCAAGGGAGTGAGAGAGTTCGACATCGACGAGACCGGGCGGTTTCATGCCCACTTCGATCAGGCCTGCAACGCCCAGTTCGAGAGCCAGTTGCATTACGACCGGAACGTTTCGGGCACTCTAAGCTACGGTCAGATCGGTGCCTTGTCCGGTATTTCTGCGCAGGAGTTGTTTCTTTGGTTCCCGGTGAAGGGAATCAGGGTGGATATACCCAGCTCCGGATTGATTTACTTCGACGTCGGCGTGGTTGACAAGCAATTCTCTTTGTCGCTCTTCGAAACGCCGCTGGATTGTATGGCGATGAGGACGGTGGATCACgctcagcttccggatggtagCGGTTTTATTGTAGCTGACGCAATTCCCAAG ATTCAATCTGGGGAGCTACGATATCAGCTTGATCAGGACAGTTCTGGAAGGGATTTTGAGTAG
- the LOC122295157 gene encoding uncharacterized protein LOC122295157 isoform X1 has protein sequence MLPFLWLSFLSLISYTSIPISSAEDSPLSSTIYEVLREHGLPMGLLPKGVREFDIDETGRFHAHFDQACNAQFESQLHYDRNVSGTLSYGQIGALSGISAQELFLWFPVKGIRVDIPSSGLIYFDVGVVDKQFSLSLFETPLDCMAMRTVDHAQLPDGSGFIVADAIPKFQTQIQSGELRYQLDQDSSGRDFE, from the exons ATGCTACCGTTTCTTTGGCTCTCCTTTCTCTCGTTAATCTCCTATACTTCAATCCCGATCTCTAGTGCGGAAGACTCGCCGTTGTCATCGACGATATATGAAGTCTTGCGGGAACATGGGCTCCCCATGGGCCTGCTTCCCAAGGGAGTGAGAGAGTTCGACATCGACGAGACCGGGCGGTTTCATGCCCACTTCGATCAGGCCTGCAACGCCCAGTTCGAGAGCCAGTTGCATTACGACCGGAACGTTTCGGGCACTCTAAGCTACGGTCAGATCGGTGCCTTGTCCGGTATTTCTGCGCAGGAGTTGTTTCTTTGGTTCCCGGTGAAGGGAATCAGGGTGGATATACCCAGCTCCGGATTGATTTACTTCGACGTCGGCGTGGTTGACAAGCAATTCTCTTTGTCGCTCTTCGAAACGCCGCTGGATTGTATGGCGATGAGGACGGTGGATCACgctcagcttccggatggtagCGGTTTTATTGTAGCTGACGCAATTCCCAAG TTTCAAACGCAGATTCAATCTGGGGAGCTACGATATCAGCTTGATCAGGACAGTTCTGGAAGGGATTTTGAGTAG
- the LOC122295120 gene encoding uncharacterized protein LOC122295120, protein MDCFDFYCHSWLLDFAMSRVEEASYVPVNFIFKVEATFTYVPQSMVELDNGDNNNADNIECETFEETFHVLRNLVLQESTSRTAISDMLYVVRVPLEIQEFMVHRISTRARDVMRQTQYMGRRDLEMRVTIRVSQCINEESLRPNYTQISRQAMEYYVLGLSARTVPKSWIEALEKVEIEGISDRQCAICLEELSGPEGTRMMPCLHLFHEDCIRKWLERSLFCPLCRFKLA, encoded by the coding sequence ATGGACTGCTTTGATTTCTACTGCCACTCATGGCTACTAGACTTTGCAATGTCGCGGGTAGAAGAAGCGTCGTATGTCCCAGTTAATTTCATCTTCAAGGTCGAAGCAACATTTACATATGTGCCACAATCCATGGTTGAATTAGACAACGGCGACAATAACAACGCTGATAACATAGAGTGCGAGACATTCGAGGAAACTTTTCATGTTTTGCGCAACCTTGTTCTACAAGAAAGCACGTCGAGAACCGCCATATCTGACATGCTCTATGTAGTTCGTGTTCCCTTAGAGATTCAGGAGTTCATGGTACATAGAATCTCTACTCGTGCGAGGGACGTGATGAGACAAACACAGTATATGGGCCGCAGGGATCTGGAGATGCGGGTGACTATTAGGGTCTCACAGTGCATCAATGAAGAATCATTGCGTCCTAATTATACCCAAATATCAAGGCAAGCTATGGAATATTATGTTTTAGGGTTATCGGCCAGAACAGTGCCCAAGTCATGGATTGAAGCGTTGGAAAAGGTGGAGATTGAAGGAATCTCAGACCGGCAGTGCGCTATCTGTTTGGAAGAGCTGAGTGGTCCTGAGGGCACTCGCATGATGCCGTGTTTGCACCTATTTCATGAAGATTGCATCCGCAAGTGGTTGGAAAGAAGCTTGTTTTGCCCTCTTTGTCGATTCAAGTTGGCTTAG